A DNA window from Branchiostoma lanceolatum isolate klBraLanc5 chromosome 17, klBraLanc5.hap2, whole genome shotgun sequence contains the following coding sequences:
- the LOC136423382 gene encoding uncharacterized protein: MIRQNKGSKKIRYVVKDSERQGRDQGRTEDRGLGARAALGSQRYSTATHTTRYGASATPAYESPQRTPTPGTVPREIRPSGGRWGATGGVAGASVPSVTGSWRDKQHGGLGRGRSPATGMASGQGLYRTTTGRDVFPATPGRSVYQPSRRTASPMRSTPDTRIGTPQAGQGGRTDGGFVLVQGEMEEMKRGRYGNFIRSSTPAHRVGTPDKHAPSAYSKSLNTPSFEPREAQKSRSADVPPPQTVRHSGITQRGFSTQPAPVASTTTTKDDRPKGAISAEMPLGMTTSMTESISEGYVVVSKTSGQESQAEDSSNVGVRDDVRAKEEDKPAKGEETKYPSTPHKRSWNEAIGTDDNAKEGTLAPQSKEMEDSSKTTDKDDEVGDGAKEEDRPTESEENKDNRDGVGAMVEVKPTKGQEDKDDRVGDCAKVEDKLKPSEREENKHNRYDVFAKDEDKPTEDPSSPHKRSWDEAIGTEDNAKEGTLETQTEEVSTVPDTIPSQAKAILVTPPPPQSKVKIRRTSSEEAPIPIDLPPVEKEECHVEPPESRISQDVFKKNQHQVRALETEGEEETCQTPEKPQMPEDDAQVKPKASVVPPIHPPEVKATTKLSSGTDSQSQPTISYRKEETIVGAKPPFHCQDVEASATVPSGSQPAVSFVEGEDKLVEETVQPFQIKAKATVVPQDPSPTKVKVMRKSSLESKPLPEFQTIDKLECEVKPQEPLIKTDPLLKNQQQVKVQTTDEEEETLETFGPSGQKPERPADAVPSRAKASLVAPPACPDVTASVTPSAGEGQEQGQPPRDNKQIGEQRPGQGSAHLPVLAGRPPVEDVTTFHHGSTLPYPSSDQPTMPTASQPLHGGAQLPPPPEGLISSSWQYNAGVGQPKHDPSYPPGAPCAPYPPGPAPYAPYLPGPAPYAPYPPGPASEAPHPSGAAPNAPFPPGRAPDAPYPPGRAPDAPYPPPPGTAPNAPYPPGRTPDVPYPPGRAPDAPYPPGRAPDAPYPPPPGRAVDASYPPPPGRAPNAPYPPGRAPDAPYPPGRAPDAPYPPGRTPDAPYTPGRTPDAPYPPGRSPDAPYPPGRAPDAPCPPGTAPVAPYPSSTAPDAPQYPSGPAPYPPAPSPSPSPFYTPPGGAFPYPAHPSEGERRGQEQSSPGSPYPTPHPAFPQRHDPAFPPQLPQGPYPPYPPVQSVYPPQSPYDPYQPSQTSGHLPYPPPGNLGYPPPQPATHHPGQPAQTSQIGPERSSGEAQPDAVRPSVPLQPPPPIGLDFVSPPMPPIGQQPAQYDPTIRETDILSPPYTSDQRQQPFDGTVPPESRESTDVVRKPVDQLSSEELEKRRASFETQNSKDIRHSAPMSPPDKAVLPWRPIEEIISPKPGSIPIPLPWTPSPTQSPEKQQAFDFGGASRRHVTVRKEIVEEECDHRQTKQQATGWISDTRESTDDVNKPVDQLSSEELEKRRVSFETQNSKDIRHSAPMSPPDKAVLPWRPIEEIISPRPGSIAIPLPWTPSPTQSPEKQQAFDFGGASRRHVTVKKEIVEEECDHRQTKEQATGRISDTRESTDDMNKPVDQLSSEELEKRRVSSETQNSKDIRHSAPLSPPDKAVLPWRPIEEIISPKPGSIPIPLPWTPSPTQSPEKQQAFDFGGASRRHVTVKEEIVEEEYDHHQKEQPTATLISDTESGTLHTSYTFSDQDMPTESEKITEEETQGQSDASKQPGSVKTEEEYDDGVVPSGYDKEKASKSKIPTPLGGRTPQEKQDTVKGYATQSKRPEELLHSPPMSPADKAVLPWRPIEEIISPRQGSIPIPLPWTPTPSPEKQKTFDFSGASRRHVTATEEITEQDDDLQTKQPPTTLISDTEPGALCTSYTLSEQDVSSGSKHTQSEVSEDQSKISEQPAFAKAEYQSGVVPSGYDTSPGKKKAPKSKVKDDTSHNREQDDLGPSSPEVEPLSPQQPRDGGISQEEIFPEEERGFFREDVFLRSRTCHTGKSDVPTVQSSGCLEVEGGDSIPADKLSGDSTPMVSVATISHKGPPVE, translated from the exons ATGATTCGCCAGAACAAGGGAAGCAAAAAGATTCGCTACGTGGTGAAAGACTCGGAGAGACAAGGGAGAGATCAAGGTAGGACCGAAGACAGGGGACTTGGGGCAAGGGCCGCTCTCGGCAGCCAGAGGTATTCAACTGCGACGCACACAACACGTTATGGAGCGTCAGCGACGCCGGCATACGAATCGCCACAGAGAACTCCTACGCCCGGTACCGTGCCACGGGAGATACGGCCGTCGGGAGGACGTTGGGGTGCTACCGGTGGCGTCGCTGGAGCCTCCGTCCCCTCCGTCACGGGATCGTGGAGAgataaacaacatggcggccttgGGAGGGGGCGGTCACCAGCAACAGGCATGGCCAGCGGGCAAGGACTTTACAGAACAACAACAGGGAGGGATGTCTTCCCCGCCACGCCAGGCCGTTCTGTTTACCAACCAAGTAGACGCACAGCCTCGCCAATGAGAAGCACCCCTGACACCAGGATAGGGACACCACAGGCTGGTCAGGGGGGTAGAACGGACGGGGGCTTCGTTCTTGTTCAGGGAGAGATGGAAGAAATGAAGCGGGGAAGATATGGCAATTTCATCAGGTCTTCTACTCCAGCACATAGAGTTGGCACGCCAGATAAACATGCGCCCTCTGCCTATTCCAAATCACTAAATACACCATCATTTGAACCACGAGAAGCACAGAAGAGCAGATCAGCCGACGTTCCTCCTCCACAGACAGTTCGACATTCTGGTATAACGCAACGTGGTTTTTCAACACAACCTGCCCCTGTagctagtactactactacgaAGGACGACAGGCCCAAAGGAGCTATCTCAGCTGAAATGCCGCTAGGAATGACAACTTCCATGACCGAAAGTATCAGTGAAGGATATGTTGTAGTTTCAAAGACATCCGGTCAAGAAAGTCAAGCCGAAGACAGTTCAAATGTAGGTGTCAGAGATGATGTTCGTGCTAAGGAGGAAGACAAACCTGCTAaaggagaagaaacaaaatACCCCAGTACTCCTCATAAACGTAGCTGGAACGAGGCCATTGGAACCGACGACAATGCTAAAGAAGGAACCCTAGCTCCGCAGAGTAAAGAAATGGAAGACAGTTCAAAGACAACCGACAAAGATGACGAAGTTGGCGATGGTGCTAAGGAGGAAGACAGACCAACTGAAAGCGAAGAAAACAAAGATAACAGAGATGGGGTTGGTGCTATGGTCGAAGTTAAACCTACTAAAGGGCAAGAAGATAAAGACGACAGAGTTGGCGATTGTGCTAAGGTCGAAGACAAGCTTAAGCCTAGTGAAAGGGAAGAAAATAAACATAACAGATATGACGTTTTTGCTAAGGACGAAGACAAACCTACCGAAGACCCCAGCAGCCCTCATAAAAGGAGCTGGGACGAGGCTATTGGTACTGAAGATAATGCTAAAGAGGGAACCCTTGAAACTCAGACTGAAGAAGTAAGCACAGTTCCAGACACGATTCCATCGCAGGCAAAAGCCATCCTCGTCACACCACCACCTCCTCAATCCAAGGTCAAGATCCGTCGAACGTCTTCAGAAGAAGCACCAATACCAATAGATCTTCCTCCTGTGGAAAAAGAGGAGTGCCACGTCGAACCACCAGAGTCAAGGATAAGTCAAGACGTCTTCAAGAAGAATCAACATCAGGTCAGAGCCTTGGAGACCGAGGGAGAAGAAGAGACGTGTCAGACGCCTGAAAAACCACAGATGCCCGAAGATGATGCGCAGGTCAAACCAAAGGCAAGCGTGGTGCCTCCAATCCACCCTCCTGAAGTAAAAGCCACCACGAAACTGTCTTCAGGAACAGATTCACAGTCACAACCTACAATTTCTTATAGAAAGGAAGAAACCATCGTAGGGGCAAAACCCCCATTTCACTGCCAAGATGTAGAAGCATCGGCTACAGTTCCTTCTGGTTCACAACCTGCCGTCTCCTTTGTAGAAGGAGAAGATAAACTGGTTGAAGAAACTGTCCAGCCCTTTCAAATAAAAGCAAAGGCAACGGTTGTCCCTCAAGACCCCTCACCTACGAAGGTGAAGGTCATGAGGAAAAGTTCACTGGAATCGAAGCCTCTGCCAGAGTTCCAAACTATCGATAAGTTAGAATGCGAGGTGAAACCACAAGAGCCATTGATCAAAACTGACCCATTGCTCAAGAATCAGCAGCAAGTGAAAGTTCAAACAACggatgaagaagaagagacGCTTGAGACATTCGGACCGTCAGggcagaaaccagaaagaccgGCGGACGCAGTGCCGTCTAGGGCCAAGGCGAGCCTAGTGGCGCCGCCGGCATGTCCCGACGTAACGGCCTCCGTCACACCGTCTGCTGGGGAGGGCCAGGAACAAGGACAACCGCCACGTGATAACAAACAAATT GGAGAGCAACGTCCAGGCCAAGGGTCTGCCCACCTACCTGTGTTAGCCGGAAGGCCTCCTGTTGAGGACGTCACGACATTTCACCATGGCTCCACCCTTCCGTACCCCTCCTCGGACCAGCCTACTATGCCTACCGCGTCACAACCGCTCCATGGAGGGGCACAGCTACCCCCTCCTCCCGAGGGCTTGATCTCTTCATCCTGGCAGTACAATGCTGGGGTCGGCCAGCCTAAGCACGATCCATCATACCCTCCCGGGGCACCATGTGCCCCTTATCCGCCTGGCCCAGCTCCCTATGCCCCTTATCTGCCTGGTCCAGCTCCCTATGCCCCTTACCCGCCTGGTCCGGCGTCAGAGGCCCCTCACCCGTCTGGTGCAGCTCCGAATGCTCCTTTCCCGCCTGGTAGAGCGCCCGATGCCCCTTATCCGCCTGGTAGGGCGCCCGATGCCCCTTACCCGCCTCCGCCTGGTACGGCGCCCAATGCCCCTTACCCGCCTGGTAGGACGCCCGATGTCCCTTATCCTCCTGGTAGAGCCCCCGATGCCCCTTATCCGCCTGGTAGGGCGCCCGATGCCCCTTATCCGCCTCCGCCTGGTAGAGCGGTCGATGCCTCTTATCCGCCTCCGCCTGGTAGGGCACCCAATGCCCCTTACCCGCCTGGTAGGGCACCCGATGCCCCTTACCCGCCTGGTAGGGCGCCCGATGCCCCTTACCCGCCTGGTAGGACGCCCGATGCCCCTTACACGCCCGGTAGGACGCCCGATGCCCCTTATCCGCCTGGTAGGTCGCCCGATGCCCCTTATCCGCCTGGTAGGGCGCCCGATGCCCCTTGTCCGCCAGGTACGGCGCCCGTTGCCCCTTACCCGTCAAGTACGGCGCCCGATGCCCCTCAGTACCCGTCTGGTCCGGCACCGTATCCTCCAGCTCCCTCCCCATCCCCATCTCCCTTCTATACGCCACCGGGAGGAGCGTTCCCCTACCCTGCACATCCTTCGGAAGGTGAGCGCCGCGGTCAAGAACAGTCTTCTCCAGGCTCGCCATATCCAACTCCACATCCCGCATTTCCGCAGAGACATGATCCAGCATTCCCACCACAACTTCCACAGGGTCCCTACCCGCCTTACCCACCTGTTCAATCAGTGTATCCTCCACAGTCGCCCTACGATCCGTACCAGCCTAGTCAGACCTCCGGGCATCTGCCCTATCCACCGCCGGGCAACTTGGGCTACCCTCCTCCACAGCCTGCAACACACCATCCTGGTCAACCAGCGCAGACGTCTCAGATTGGCCCCGAAAGAAGCTCCGGAGAAGCTCAGCCAGACGCTGTCCGCCCTTCGGTTCCTCTGCAACCACCTCCCCCCATTGGTCTCGATTTTGTTTCACCTCCGATGCCACCTATAGGCCAACAACCCGCCCAGTACGACCCAACGATTCGTGAAACAGACATCCTCTCACCGCCGTATACATCAGACCAAAGGCAACAGCCATTCGATGGAACTGTTCCACCAGAGTCCAGAGAATCGACAGATGTCGTGAGAAAACCCGTCGACCAACTGTCTTCAGAGGAGTTAGAGAAACGAAGAGCCAGCTTTGAGACCCAGAACTCAAAAGATATTCGACATTCGGCGCCGATGTCGCCTCCAGACAAAGCTGTCTTGCCATGGAGGCCAATTGAAGAGATAATCTCGCCTAAACCGGGATCCATCCCGATCCCCTTGCCTTGGACCCCTTCTCCTACACAATCTCCTGAAAAACAACAGGCGTTTGACTTTGGAGGAGCCTCGAGAAGACACGTAACAGTTAGAAAGGAGATAGTGGAAGAGGAATGTGACCATCGACAGACGAAACAACAAGCAACGGGGTGGATCTCTGATACCAGAGAATCGACAGATGATGTCAACAAACCAGTCGACCAACTGTCTTCAGAGGAGTTGGAGAAACGAAGAGTCAGTTTCGAGACCCAGAACTCAAAAGATATTCGACATTCGGCGCCGATGTCACCTCCTGACAAAGCTGTCTTGCCGTGGAGGCCAATTGAAGAAATCATCTCGCCTAGACCGGGATCCATCGCCATCCCTTTGCCTTGGACACCTTCGCCTACACAATCTCCTGAAAAACAACAGGCGTTTGACTTTGGGGGAGCCTCGAGAAGACACGTAACAGTTAAAAAGGAGATAGTGGAAGAGGAATGTGACCATCGACAGACGAAAGAACAAGCAACGGGGCGGATCTCTGATACCAGAGAATCGACAGATGATATGAACAAACCAGTTGACCAACTGTCTTCTGAGGAGTTAGAGAAACGAAGAGTCAGTTCTGAGACCCAGAACTCGAAAGACATTCGACATTCGGCGCCGTTGTCACCTCCCGACAAAGCTGTCTTGCCGTGGAGGCCAATTGAAGAGATCATTTCGCCTAAACCGGGATCCATCCCGATCCCCTTGCCTTGGACCCCTTCTCCTACACAATCTCCTGAAAAACAACAGGCGTTTGACTTTGGGGGAGCCTCGAGAAGACACGTAACAGTTAAAGAAGAGATAGTAGAAGAGGAATATGACCATCACCAGAAGGAACAACCAACAGCAACGCTGATCTCTGATACCGAAAGCGGTACCTTACATACTTCATACACTTTTTCAGACCAGGATATGCCAACCGAATCCGAGAAAATCACCGAAGAAGAGACACAGGGCCAGTCTGATGCATCTAAACAGCCAGGATCGGTGAAGACAGAGGAAGAATATGACGACGGAGTAGTTCCATCAGGCTATGATAAGGAAAAGGCGTCAAAATCCAAAATCCCAACTCCGTTAGGAGGGCGTACTCCACAGGAAAAACAAGATACAGTGAAAGGGTACGCCACACAGAGTAAGAGACCTGAAGAACTGCTACATTCACCACCAATGTCACCTGCAGATAAGGCTGTCCTGCCATGGAGACCAATCGAGGAGATCATATCACCCAGACAAGGCTCAATACCCATTCCATTACCTTGGACCCCCACACCATCCCCTGAGAAGCAAAAGACATTTGACTTTAGCGGAGCTTCAAGAAGACACGTAACAGCTACTGAAGAGATAACAGAACAAGATGATGATCTTCAGACGAAGCAACCTCCGACCACGTTGATCTCTGATACAGAGCCTGGCGCTCTATGTACTTCGTACACGCTCTCTGAACAGGATGTGTCAAGCGGATCCAAACACACCCAATCAGAAGTATCAGAGGACCAATCTAAAATCTCTGAACAACCAGCCTTCGCAAAGGCAGAATACCAGAGCGGAGTAGTTCCGTCGGGTTATGACACCTCCCCTGGCAAGAAAAAGGCACCAAAATCCAAAGTGAAAGATGACACTTCACATAATAGGGAACAAGACGACTTGGGACCATCTTCACCTGAAGTAGAGCCTCTAAGTCCTCAACAACCG AGAGACGGAGGGATCTCCCAAGAGGAAATTTTTCCCGAGGAAGAGCGAGGGTTCTTCCGAGAGGACGTCTTCCTCCGAAGTCGAACCTGTCACACCGGAAAGTCCGATGTCCCCACCGTACAAAGCAGTGGTTGTCTGGAGGTCGAGGGAGGAGATTCTATCCCCGCGGATAAGCTCAGTGGTGATTCCACTCCCATGGTCTCCGTTGCCACAATCTCCCACAAGGGTCCGCCAGTTGAATAA